The Populus alba chromosome 4, ASM523922v2, whole genome shotgun sequence genome contains a region encoding:
- the LOC118031152 gene encoding leucine-rich repeat receptor protein kinase HPCA1 isoform X3, whose protein sequence is MCPKVLTFLLVASFQIYTQTYGDDFTVMSILKDAWENTPRNWVGADPCGGKWEGISCNNSRVTSITLAAVGLMGELSGDISSLSELEVLDLSYNTGLNGTLPPSIVNLKKLKNLKLVGCSFYGPIPELIGSLQLLESLDLNSNGFTGQIPHSIGNLSKLILLDLSDNQLDGAIPVSSGTTPGLDMLVHTKHFHLGRNQFSGAIPNELFRSDMTLIHVLLHDNNLTGSIPSTLGLVHTLEAVRFEGNSLTGPVPSNLNNLTNVTTLILSNNKFTGPVPNLTGMAYLCYLDLSNNIFDASDFPVSFSNLRALKTLMMENTGLEGQIPPTLFDLPGLQTLILRNNQLNGTLDIATSSSSQLKVIDMRNNRISFYSETTEQRNNANVILVGNPVCERTKATEHYCTDHQGISSFLLPCISDQIFSPSSRFSYPYTGVLFFRPPFLESKNATYYLRLVEEPLMHSFKNFNLPVDSVYVNCPTNDSLGYLESNVSVFPSGQNHFNTTTISEIGFVLNLQTIENPGIFGPSYFKGAAYPYFDGKPAVSNKLPIIGGIVGAAAGGASFLLLLLLAGVYAYRLKKRRERASYLDLKNSDRVPQLKGARCFSFDEITKSTNNFSEANHIGSGGYGMVYRGMLPTGQLIAIKRCRQGSVQGGHEFNAEIEVLSRVHHKNVVNLVGFCFERGEQMLIYEFVRNGSLRDSLSAGSSGIWLDWRRRLKVALGAARGLAYLHELVNPRIIHRDVKSANILLDECLNAKVADFGLSKPMDNSELILASTQVKGTMGYIDPEYQKTLLLTEKSDVYGFGVVLLELVSGRKPLERGKYLVAEVSSSLDRKKDLYNLHELLDPSIRLDTMPKGLDKMVDLAMKCVQEKGRDRPIMGEVVKEIEIILYLAGLNPDAEAESTSASFEEASQDEFPPSLKEEELSLS, encoded by the exons ATGTGTCCCAAAGTTCTCACGTTTTTGCTGGTTGCTTCCTTTCAGATTTATACACAGACCTATGGTGATGATT TTACAGTAATGAGTATTCTCAAGGATGCCTGGGAAAACACACCACGTAATTGGGTGGGTGCAGATCCCTGTGGAGGCAAATGGGAAGGCATTTCATGTAACAATTCACGTGTGACTTCGAT AACGTTGGCAGCTGTGGGATTGATGGGTGAGCTGTCTGGAGACATCTCCTCCTTATCAGAATTGGAGGTTCT GGATCTATCGTACAACACGGGGTTGAACGGTACCCTTCCACCATCAATTGTGAATTTGAAGAAGCTAAAAAACTT AAAGTTGGTTGGTTGTAGTTTCTATGGCCCTATCCCTGAGTTGATAGggtctcttcagctgctggagTCTCT AGACCTGAATTCTAATGGATTCACTGGACAAATTCCACATTCAATTGGAAACCTTTCGAAACTCATTTTGCTGGATCTATCTGATAATCAGCTCGATGGAGCCATCCCTGTCTCCAGTGGAACTACACCTGGTCTTGATATGCTAGTTCATACAAAACACTT TCATCTAGGAAGGAATCAGTTCTCAGGCGCAATCCCGAATGAGCTTTTCAGATCAGACATGACTCTCATTCATGT GCTTTTGCATGACAATAATCTCACGGGAAGCATTCCTTCTACCCTTGGACTTGTGCACACTTTGGAGGCTGT ACGTTTTGAAGGGAACTCATTAACTGGACCTGTCCCTTCAAACCTCAACAATCTTACCAATGTGACCACGTT GATTTTGTCCAACAATAAATTTACTGGGCCTGTTCCTAATCTCACTGGCATGGCTTATCTCTGCTACTT GGACCTgagcaataatatttttgacgCTTCAGATTTTCCAGTGTCATTCTCAAACTTACGGGCTTTAAAAACACT AATGATGGAAAACACTGGACTTGAAGGTCAGATTCCTCCTACCCTCTTCGATCTTCCTGGTTTACAGACTTT GATTCTAAGGAACAACCAGCTCAATGGCACATTGGATATTGCAACAAGCTCTAGCAGCCAACTGAAAGTCATTGATATGCGAAACAATCGCATTTCATTCTATTCAGAAACAACAGAACAAAGGAATAACGCGAATGTAAT ACTTGTGGGTAACCCTGTTTGTGAGCGTACAAAAGCAACAGAACATTACTGCACAGATCATCAAGgcatttcttcttttctcctccCCTGCATTTCAGATCAGATTTTCAGTCCCAGCAGCAGATTCTCTTATCCGTACACAGGAGTACTGTTCTTCAGACCTCCGTTTCTAGAGTCAAAAAACGCAACTTATTATCTACGTTTGGTAGAAGAGCCTCTGATGCATTCCTTTAAGAACTTTAACCTTCCTGTCGATTCAGTTTATGTAAATTGTCCAACAAATGATTCGTTGGGGTATCTTGAATCGAACGTATCTGTGTTTCCTTCGggtcaaaatcattttaacacAACTACGATTTCTGAAATTGGATTTGTGCTAAACCTTCAGACTATTGAAAATCCAGGCATCTTTGGACCTTCATATTTTAAGGGTGCTGCATATCCATACTTCGATg GAAAACCCGCAGTATCAAACAAGTTACCTATCATTGGAGGTATCGTTGGGGCTGCGGCTGGAGGAGCCTCTTTCCTGCTACTATTGCTTCTTGCAGGGGTATATGCTTATCgtctgaaaaaaagaagagaaagagcat CATACTTGGATTTAAAGAACAGTGACAGAGTTCCTCAGTTGAAGGGAGCCAGATGCTTCTCTTTCGATGAGATTACGAAGAGCACCAATAATTTCTCGGAAGCCAATCATATTGGTTCAGGGGGTTACGGAATG GTTTATAGAGGGATGCTTCCTACTGGACAACTGATTGCCATCAAACGATGTCGACAAGGATCGGTGCAAGGTGGGCATGAATTCAACGCAGAGATAGAAGTTTTATCAAGAGTTCATCATAAAAATGTTGTAAACCTTGTTGGGTTTTGCTTTGAGAGAGGTGAACAGATGCTAATTTATGAGTTTGTTCGCAATGGTAGTCTCAGGGACAGCCTATCAG CAGGTTCGAGCGGGATCTGGCTGGATTGGAGGAGGAGACTTAAAGTGGCTCTTGGTGCAGCAAGAGGTCTTGCCTACTTGCACGAGCTTGTCAACCCTCGTATTATCCACAGGGACGTAAAATCAGCTAACATATTACTGGATGAATGCTTAAATGCTAAAGTTGCTGATTTTGGTCTTTCCAAGCCTATGGACAATAGTGAGCTTATTCTTGCTAGCACTCAAGTTAAGGGGACAATG GGTTATATAGATCCAGAATATCAGAAGACCCTGCTCTTGACTGAGAAGAGTGATGTCTATGGCTTTGGAGTTGTGTTGCTGGAACTTGTAAGTGGAAGAAAGCCTTTAGAGCGAGGGAAGTACCTTGTAGCGGAGGTAAGTAGCTCATTGGATAGAAAAAAAGATCTATATAACCTTCATGAACTTCTTGACCCAAGCATTCGTTTAGACACGATGCCAAAAGGTCTGGATAAGATGGTGGATCTGGCAATGAAATGTGTacaagagaaaggaagagaCAGGCCAATAATGGGTGAAGTGGTGAAAGAGATTGAGATTATCTTGTATCTTGCTGGTTTAAACCCCGATGCTGAAGCAGAATCCACTTCAGCTAGTTTTGAGGAAGCAAGCCAGGACGAGTTTCCACCATCCTTGAAGGAAGAAGAGCTTTCATTATCTTGA
- the LOC118031152 gene encoding leucine-rich repeat receptor protein kinase HPCA1 isoform X2, with protein MCPKVLTFLLVASFQIYTQTYGDDFTVMSILKDAWENTPRNWVGADPCGGKWEGISCNNSRVTSITLAAVGLMGELSGDISSLSELEVLDLSYNTGLNGTLPPSIVNLKKLKNLKLVGCSFYGPIPELIGSLQLLESLDLNSNGFTGQIPHSIGNLSKLILLDLSDNQLDGAIPVSSGTTPGLDMLVHTKHFHLGRNQFSGAIPNELFRSDMTLIHVLLHDNNLTGSIPSTLGLVHTLEAVRFEGNSLTGPVPSNLNNLTNVTTLILSNNKFTGPVPNLTGMAYLCYLDLSNNIFDASDFPVSFSNLRALKTLMMENTGLEGQIPPTLFDLPGLQTLILRNNQLNGTLDIATSSSSQLKVIDMRNNRISFYSETTEQRNNANVILVGNPVCERTKATEHYCTDHQGISSFLLPCISDQIFSPSSRFSYPYTGVLFFRPPFLESKNATYYLRLVEEPLMHSFKNFNLPVDSVYVNCPTNDSLGYLESNVSVFPSGQNHFNTTTISEIGFVLNLQTIENPGIFGPSYFKGAAYPYFDGKPAVSNKLPIIGGIVGAAAGGASFLLLLLLAGVYAYRLKKRRERACKHKNHFAYLDLKNSDRVPQLKGARCFSFDEITKSTNNFSEANHIGSGGYGMVYRGMLPTGQLIAIKRCRQGSVQGGHEFNAEIEVLSRVHHKNVVNLVGFCFERGEQMLIYEFVRNGSLRDSLSGSSGIWLDWRRRLKVALGAARGLAYLHELVNPRIIHRDVKSANILLDECLNAKVADFGLSKPMDNSELILASTQVKGTMGYIDPEYQKTLLLTEKSDVYGFGVVLLELVSGRKPLERGKYLVAEVSSSLDRKKDLYNLHELLDPSIRLDTMPKGLDKMVDLAMKCVQEKGRDRPIMGEVVKEIEIILYLAGLNPDAEAESTSASFEEASQDEFPPSLKEEELSLS; from the exons ATGTGTCCCAAAGTTCTCACGTTTTTGCTGGTTGCTTCCTTTCAGATTTATACACAGACCTATGGTGATGATT TTACAGTAATGAGTATTCTCAAGGATGCCTGGGAAAACACACCACGTAATTGGGTGGGTGCAGATCCCTGTGGAGGCAAATGGGAAGGCATTTCATGTAACAATTCACGTGTGACTTCGAT AACGTTGGCAGCTGTGGGATTGATGGGTGAGCTGTCTGGAGACATCTCCTCCTTATCAGAATTGGAGGTTCT GGATCTATCGTACAACACGGGGTTGAACGGTACCCTTCCACCATCAATTGTGAATTTGAAGAAGCTAAAAAACTT AAAGTTGGTTGGTTGTAGTTTCTATGGCCCTATCCCTGAGTTGATAGggtctcttcagctgctggagTCTCT AGACCTGAATTCTAATGGATTCACTGGACAAATTCCACATTCAATTGGAAACCTTTCGAAACTCATTTTGCTGGATCTATCTGATAATCAGCTCGATGGAGCCATCCCTGTCTCCAGTGGAACTACACCTGGTCTTGATATGCTAGTTCATACAAAACACTT TCATCTAGGAAGGAATCAGTTCTCAGGCGCAATCCCGAATGAGCTTTTCAGATCAGACATGACTCTCATTCATGT GCTTTTGCATGACAATAATCTCACGGGAAGCATTCCTTCTACCCTTGGACTTGTGCACACTTTGGAGGCTGT ACGTTTTGAAGGGAACTCATTAACTGGACCTGTCCCTTCAAACCTCAACAATCTTACCAATGTGACCACGTT GATTTTGTCCAACAATAAATTTACTGGGCCTGTTCCTAATCTCACTGGCATGGCTTATCTCTGCTACTT GGACCTgagcaataatatttttgacgCTTCAGATTTTCCAGTGTCATTCTCAAACTTACGGGCTTTAAAAACACT AATGATGGAAAACACTGGACTTGAAGGTCAGATTCCTCCTACCCTCTTCGATCTTCCTGGTTTACAGACTTT GATTCTAAGGAACAACCAGCTCAATGGCACATTGGATATTGCAACAAGCTCTAGCAGCCAACTGAAAGTCATTGATATGCGAAACAATCGCATTTCATTCTATTCAGAAACAACAGAACAAAGGAATAACGCGAATGTAAT ACTTGTGGGTAACCCTGTTTGTGAGCGTACAAAAGCAACAGAACATTACTGCACAGATCATCAAGgcatttcttcttttctcctccCCTGCATTTCAGATCAGATTTTCAGTCCCAGCAGCAGATTCTCTTATCCGTACACAGGAGTACTGTTCTTCAGACCTCCGTTTCTAGAGTCAAAAAACGCAACTTATTATCTACGTTTGGTAGAAGAGCCTCTGATGCATTCCTTTAAGAACTTTAACCTTCCTGTCGATTCAGTTTATGTAAATTGTCCAACAAATGATTCGTTGGGGTATCTTGAATCGAACGTATCTGTGTTTCCTTCGggtcaaaatcattttaacacAACTACGATTTCTGAAATTGGATTTGTGCTAAACCTTCAGACTATTGAAAATCCAGGCATCTTTGGACCTTCATATTTTAAGGGTGCTGCATATCCATACTTCGATg GAAAACCCGCAGTATCAAACAAGTTACCTATCATTGGAGGTATCGTTGGGGCTGCGGCTGGAGGAGCCTCTTTCCTGCTACTATTGCTTCTTGCAGGGGTATATGCTTATCgtctgaaaaaaagaagagaaagagcatGTAAACATAAGAATCATTTTG CATACTTGGATTTAAAGAACAGTGACAGAGTTCCTCAGTTGAAGGGAGCCAGATGCTTCTCTTTCGATGAGATTACGAAGAGCACCAATAATTTCTCGGAAGCCAATCATATTGGTTCAGGGGGTTACGGAATG GTTTATAGAGGGATGCTTCCTACTGGACAACTGATTGCCATCAAACGATGTCGACAAGGATCGGTGCAAGGTGGGCATGAATTCAACGCAGAGATAGAAGTTTTATCAAGAGTTCATCATAAAAATGTTGTAAACCTTGTTGGGTTTTGCTTTGAGAGAGGTGAACAGATGCTAATTTATGAGTTTGTTCGCAATGGTAGTCTCAGGGACAGCCTATCAG GTTCGAGCGGGATCTGGCTGGATTGGAGGAGGAGACTTAAAGTGGCTCTTGGTGCAGCAAGAGGTCTTGCCTACTTGCACGAGCTTGTCAACCCTCGTATTATCCACAGGGACGTAAAATCAGCTAACATATTACTGGATGAATGCTTAAATGCTAAAGTTGCTGATTTTGGTCTTTCCAAGCCTATGGACAATAGTGAGCTTATTCTTGCTAGCACTCAAGTTAAGGGGACAATG GGTTATATAGATCCAGAATATCAGAAGACCCTGCTCTTGACTGAGAAGAGTGATGTCTATGGCTTTGGAGTTGTGTTGCTGGAACTTGTAAGTGGAAGAAAGCCTTTAGAGCGAGGGAAGTACCTTGTAGCGGAGGTAAGTAGCTCATTGGATAGAAAAAAAGATCTATATAACCTTCATGAACTTCTTGACCCAAGCATTCGTTTAGACACGATGCCAAAAGGTCTGGATAAGATGGTGGATCTGGCAATGAAATGTGTacaagagaaaggaagagaCAGGCCAATAATGGGTGAAGTGGTGAAAGAGATTGAGATTATCTTGTATCTTGCTGGTTTAAACCCCGATGCTGAAGCAGAATCCACTTCAGCTAGTTTTGAGGAAGCAAGCCAGGACGAGTTTCCACCATCCTTGAAGGAAGAAGAGCTTTCATTATCTTGA
- the LOC118031152 gene encoding leucine-rich repeat receptor protein kinase HPCA1 isoform X1, with product MCPKVLTFLLVASFQIYTQTYGDDFTVMSILKDAWENTPRNWVGADPCGGKWEGISCNNSRVTSITLAAVGLMGELSGDISSLSELEVLDLSYNTGLNGTLPPSIVNLKKLKNLKLVGCSFYGPIPELIGSLQLLESLDLNSNGFTGQIPHSIGNLSKLILLDLSDNQLDGAIPVSSGTTPGLDMLVHTKHFHLGRNQFSGAIPNELFRSDMTLIHVLLHDNNLTGSIPSTLGLVHTLEAVRFEGNSLTGPVPSNLNNLTNVTTLILSNNKFTGPVPNLTGMAYLCYLDLSNNIFDASDFPVSFSNLRALKTLMMENTGLEGQIPPTLFDLPGLQTLILRNNQLNGTLDIATSSSSQLKVIDMRNNRISFYSETTEQRNNANVILVGNPVCERTKATEHYCTDHQGISSFLLPCISDQIFSPSSRFSYPYTGVLFFRPPFLESKNATYYLRLVEEPLMHSFKNFNLPVDSVYVNCPTNDSLGYLESNVSVFPSGQNHFNTTTISEIGFVLNLQTIENPGIFGPSYFKGAAYPYFDGKPAVSNKLPIIGGIVGAAAGGASFLLLLLLAGVYAYRLKKRRERACKHKNHFAYLDLKNSDRVPQLKGARCFSFDEITKSTNNFSEANHIGSGGYGMVYRGMLPTGQLIAIKRCRQGSVQGGHEFNAEIEVLSRVHHKNVVNLVGFCFERGEQMLIYEFVRNGSLRDSLSAGSSGIWLDWRRRLKVALGAARGLAYLHELVNPRIIHRDVKSANILLDECLNAKVADFGLSKPMDNSELILASTQVKGTMGYIDPEYQKTLLLTEKSDVYGFGVVLLELVSGRKPLERGKYLVAEVSSSLDRKKDLYNLHELLDPSIRLDTMPKGLDKMVDLAMKCVQEKGRDRPIMGEVVKEIEIILYLAGLNPDAEAESTSASFEEASQDEFPPSLKEEELSLS from the exons ATGTGTCCCAAAGTTCTCACGTTTTTGCTGGTTGCTTCCTTTCAGATTTATACACAGACCTATGGTGATGATT TTACAGTAATGAGTATTCTCAAGGATGCCTGGGAAAACACACCACGTAATTGGGTGGGTGCAGATCCCTGTGGAGGCAAATGGGAAGGCATTTCATGTAACAATTCACGTGTGACTTCGAT AACGTTGGCAGCTGTGGGATTGATGGGTGAGCTGTCTGGAGACATCTCCTCCTTATCAGAATTGGAGGTTCT GGATCTATCGTACAACACGGGGTTGAACGGTACCCTTCCACCATCAATTGTGAATTTGAAGAAGCTAAAAAACTT AAAGTTGGTTGGTTGTAGTTTCTATGGCCCTATCCCTGAGTTGATAGggtctcttcagctgctggagTCTCT AGACCTGAATTCTAATGGATTCACTGGACAAATTCCACATTCAATTGGAAACCTTTCGAAACTCATTTTGCTGGATCTATCTGATAATCAGCTCGATGGAGCCATCCCTGTCTCCAGTGGAACTACACCTGGTCTTGATATGCTAGTTCATACAAAACACTT TCATCTAGGAAGGAATCAGTTCTCAGGCGCAATCCCGAATGAGCTTTTCAGATCAGACATGACTCTCATTCATGT GCTTTTGCATGACAATAATCTCACGGGAAGCATTCCTTCTACCCTTGGACTTGTGCACACTTTGGAGGCTGT ACGTTTTGAAGGGAACTCATTAACTGGACCTGTCCCTTCAAACCTCAACAATCTTACCAATGTGACCACGTT GATTTTGTCCAACAATAAATTTACTGGGCCTGTTCCTAATCTCACTGGCATGGCTTATCTCTGCTACTT GGACCTgagcaataatatttttgacgCTTCAGATTTTCCAGTGTCATTCTCAAACTTACGGGCTTTAAAAACACT AATGATGGAAAACACTGGACTTGAAGGTCAGATTCCTCCTACCCTCTTCGATCTTCCTGGTTTACAGACTTT GATTCTAAGGAACAACCAGCTCAATGGCACATTGGATATTGCAACAAGCTCTAGCAGCCAACTGAAAGTCATTGATATGCGAAACAATCGCATTTCATTCTATTCAGAAACAACAGAACAAAGGAATAACGCGAATGTAAT ACTTGTGGGTAACCCTGTTTGTGAGCGTACAAAAGCAACAGAACATTACTGCACAGATCATCAAGgcatttcttcttttctcctccCCTGCATTTCAGATCAGATTTTCAGTCCCAGCAGCAGATTCTCTTATCCGTACACAGGAGTACTGTTCTTCAGACCTCCGTTTCTAGAGTCAAAAAACGCAACTTATTATCTACGTTTGGTAGAAGAGCCTCTGATGCATTCCTTTAAGAACTTTAACCTTCCTGTCGATTCAGTTTATGTAAATTGTCCAACAAATGATTCGTTGGGGTATCTTGAATCGAACGTATCTGTGTTTCCTTCGggtcaaaatcattttaacacAACTACGATTTCTGAAATTGGATTTGTGCTAAACCTTCAGACTATTGAAAATCCAGGCATCTTTGGACCTTCATATTTTAAGGGTGCTGCATATCCATACTTCGATg GAAAACCCGCAGTATCAAACAAGTTACCTATCATTGGAGGTATCGTTGGGGCTGCGGCTGGAGGAGCCTCTTTCCTGCTACTATTGCTTCTTGCAGGGGTATATGCTTATCgtctgaaaaaaagaagagaaagagcatGTAAACATAAGAATCATTTTG CATACTTGGATTTAAAGAACAGTGACAGAGTTCCTCAGTTGAAGGGAGCCAGATGCTTCTCTTTCGATGAGATTACGAAGAGCACCAATAATTTCTCGGAAGCCAATCATATTGGTTCAGGGGGTTACGGAATG GTTTATAGAGGGATGCTTCCTACTGGACAACTGATTGCCATCAAACGATGTCGACAAGGATCGGTGCAAGGTGGGCATGAATTCAACGCAGAGATAGAAGTTTTATCAAGAGTTCATCATAAAAATGTTGTAAACCTTGTTGGGTTTTGCTTTGAGAGAGGTGAACAGATGCTAATTTATGAGTTTGTTCGCAATGGTAGTCTCAGGGACAGCCTATCAG CAGGTTCGAGCGGGATCTGGCTGGATTGGAGGAGGAGACTTAAAGTGGCTCTTGGTGCAGCAAGAGGTCTTGCCTACTTGCACGAGCTTGTCAACCCTCGTATTATCCACAGGGACGTAAAATCAGCTAACATATTACTGGATGAATGCTTAAATGCTAAAGTTGCTGATTTTGGTCTTTCCAAGCCTATGGACAATAGTGAGCTTATTCTTGCTAGCACTCAAGTTAAGGGGACAATG GGTTATATAGATCCAGAATATCAGAAGACCCTGCTCTTGACTGAGAAGAGTGATGTCTATGGCTTTGGAGTTGTGTTGCTGGAACTTGTAAGTGGAAGAAAGCCTTTAGAGCGAGGGAAGTACCTTGTAGCGGAGGTAAGTAGCTCATTGGATAGAAAAAAAGATCTATATAACCTTCATGAACTTCTTGACCCAAGCATTCGTTTAGACACGATGCCAAAAGGTCTGGATAAGATGGTGGATCTGGCAATGAAATGTGTacaagagaaaggaagagaCAGGCCAATAATGGGTGAAGTGGTGAAAGAGATTGAGATTATCTTGTATCTTGCTGGTTTAAACCCCGATGCTGAAGCAGAATCCACTTCAGCTAGTTTTGAGGAAGCAAGCCAGGACGAGTTTCCACCATCCTTGAAGGAAGAAGAGCTTTCATTATCTTGA